One Weissella ceti DNA window includes the following coding sequences:
- the ccpA gene encoding catabolite control protein A, with translation MEKQTVTIYDVAREANVSMATVSRVVNGNANVKAGTKEKVQAVIKELGYRPNAIARGLASKRTTTIGLILPDLADQYYVELARGIDDVAKMYKYQIILTSAGESNEKNLEVIDNLLGKQVDGIIYMGNHIDAAVDERLDSIDVPLVFAGSVDEENQHPSVNINYVQAFEDATHLLLKNDHEKIAFISGDLEHAINKDHKLKGYQAALAKKGLDLDPTLIFQGSYVYESGYAMAKDIIATGATAAVAVNDSMAAGVLNGLTDAGVKIPADFEIITSNNTALTSMTRPQLSSITQPVYDLGAVAMRVLTKLLDREELAEKQIELPHGFIERASTN, from the coding sequence ATGGAAAAACAAACAGTAACAATTTATGATGTAGCGCGTGAAGCCAACGTTTCAATGGCGACAGTGTCACGTGTTGTGAATGGGAATGCTAACGTTAAGGCGGGAACAAAGGAAAAAGTTCAAGCCGTAATTAAGGAATTGGGATACCGTCCAAATGCAATTGCACGTGGATTGGCCTCTAAGCGTACAACGACGATTGGTTTGATTTTGCCAGACTTGGCTGATCAATACTATGTTGAACTTGCACGTGGAATTGATGATGTTGCGAAGATGTACAAGTACCAAATCATCTTGACTAGTGCAGGGGAATCAAACGAAAAGAACCTAGAAGTTATTGATAACTTGTTGGGTAAGCAAGTTGATGGAATTATCTACATGGGTAACCATATTGATGCAGCTGTCGACGAACGTTTGGACTCTATTGATGTGCCATTGGTATTTGCTGGATCTGTTGATGAAGAAAACCAACATCCATCAGTTAACATTAATTACGTGCAAGCCTTTGAAGATGCGACACACTTGTTATTGAAAAATGACCATGAAAAGATTGCCTTTATTTCTGGTGATTTGGAACACGCCATCAACAAGGATCACAAGTTGAAGGGGTATCAAGCAGCTTTGGCAAAGAAGGGATTGGATTTGGATCCAACACTTATCTTCCAAGGAAGCTATGTTTACGAATCTGGTTATGCAATGGCTAAGGATATTATCGCAACCGGCGCAACTGCTGCCGTCGCAGTAAATGATTCCATGGCAGCGGGTGTCTTGAATGGTTTGACTGATGCTGGGGTTAAGATTCCGGCTGACTTTGAAATCATCACAAGTAACAATACTGCGTTGACTAGCATGACACGTCCACAATTGAGTTCAATCACACAACCAGTTTATGACTTGGGTGCGGTTGCCATGCGTGTGCTAACAAAGTTGTTGGATCGCGAAGAATTGGCTGAAAAGCAAATTGAATTGCCACACGGCTTTATTGAACGTGCGTCAACAAATTAA